The region AGAGAAAAGTAACGAATCTGATACGTtagtaaaattaaacaatctGTCATCAACCAGTCCTTTCGATACACCATtccttttgttaaaaaaaattcagtccaTTAATAGATGGTAACAGGTAGTCTTGAAGACGGAATTATTACACGGGATCACACACGTCACGAACAAGTATGAccgtttcgataaaaaatataaagcgAATGTGCCCGCCAAGTACGTAGCACTTGGAATGATGTTTCGATATCACTACACGAAACAGCGAGGTCCGACTCGACGACGTATACCTACTTGCTGAAAGATCGTAGGGCTTGGGGTTCTTTCCTAATTTCACGACAGAGACTGGCAATACCTAAGGtgttcttgaatttttattgtgaCTTGGTTTCGATAACTTGGCggatattttcacatttcagaTGTTTTTGCCTAGACACAACCTAAACTATTCTTCGAATCAACTGAAAATACCCTTGTCACAATGAAATTATCTTGGataaatcgtttcaaatagGTAAAAAGTATATTTTGATGAACATGGAaggtatgaaatttttcagttgaaaTAGTTTTTAATACTTTCAACAagggtgataaaattttttgaaaactacTGTCATTTTATAGATTACAACagtgtaacgctaaattctgtttcCCTcagatgaggacttaccgttgacactttggcgcgattttCCACTTATTCTGAAGACTAAACTATAACCAAATCAATTACGTTGGGTGCCAGACGCGTtggcgtcgattttcaaacaataatacgaatcaatgaaaataacacgaaaccgtatgaaaaattaatagagaccccgttgtatggctggctaggctcaggAACTGACACGAACTGGTAGAGTGGCGGCATTCAAGGCAGCTGACGATAATtaaagaatcaaaaaaaataaaaaaataaagaataaactcaagtcagaaaaaatgaacaggtGAATCAGTCTCATATTGTCGAGTAAGTTACAGGGTTAAGATAGGCAAGTTAAATGGCATCgatagcggtagttaataaaacaGGCAATAGTTGTTCACAGaaatttcggtagaatagaATTAAATGATAGTTTTGAAACGAGAGACGATAGTTAACAGTGAAAAATGAGCGTAGGTCGGGAgaagcgatataatgcaagaatttacttaaaactatacgtcactgggcgacgtgatcttcaCCAAattgcaaatgacgctacgcgaattattattctgttaattaAAACGAGAGTAAGAACTTTCTTgcaatcggtagaaaacaaaaaaacgatAGTTCGGGAGGTAATAACGGGAGAATGAGACGAATTTACCATAGATTCTAACCAGTATGAAAGATTGACATACattaataatttacaaaaatcggTAGCGTGAACGATAGACTAGATTCAACGGTCGAGTACAAGAGATAATTTTCGGGAGAGTTATTCATAAACGatacaattaataattcataatacCTTAGAATTCGAAGAATTATACGTGGAAATCTTAAAACATAACTTTCGAGAGAAGAGAAGTATGAGAGAGAGTAGTGTATATAAGACAGTTCTGGACTACACAATGCCggcgcacgcacgcacgcacgcacgcacgcacgcacgcacgcacacacacacacacacacacacacacacacacacacacacgaacgcgcacacacacacacgaacgcgcgcgcgcgcgcgcgcgcgcacacacacacacacacacacacacacacacacacacacacacacacacacacacacacacacacacacactcacgcACTTGTGGAGGGTATCGTGGAAATAAGATAGACGAGGCGGACGAAAAACCAGCTAGGGGAAGGCACCCCGAATATAAACCAATTATGGATAGTGAGTTAACAACAACACTACCACAAGCGGGTCAAGCTGAAAAGCCCAGTCCCGCCGTCGGTTTCGATCGGGTGAAAGCCCCGGTGGCCGACGCTGGCCCCACGGATTTTGGGGGGGGGGCCAAACTCACGACACCAGTATGGAGGTAGTACCCAGTCTGGATTCAGTATCTGCCACTGCATTAGGAGCTGCGTCAGGGGAATCTCACTGGAACAGTTGCGTTTAACGCAAGCAAGACCAGCTCGACTGTCTGGGCGCTAGAATCGATGAGCTTATCGATCTTGTAAGGGACAAACACAATGTCCACAAGCCGATAAAGGATCTTGCTCGTAGTATAAGGACCATATACAGAACGGTGTGCGCGGCCGATGACAATCTGCAACAGTTTCAACGACCAGGATTGGAGGGAAAGACTACGCAAACCACTCCGAGTCTGCGCAGTAGAAAACAACAGGGCGGCACTAGGAAGGTTGCGATTACCCCCCAACcgcaaaaagtaaaaaagaccCAACCACAGAGTCGGCAAGCCGCTGGAGGGGCAACAGAACAGGAGGAAAATACCGACAAGAGGGGgtcgaaagaagaagagtgGCGCAAGGTCGCAAGGAAGAAGAAAGGGAGAGATAAGATTCCCTGGGAGAGGAAGCTTCCAAGTAGGGCCAGACCAAACTTCATTGTGATAAGGGCCAAAGACGGTGTGTCCTACGCGGATATCTTAAAGGATATCAAAAGTGACCCGGAGCTAGTTGACCTCAAAAAAGAGGTcacaaaaataagaagaaatgCGTGAGGTGCGCTAATCCTGGAGCTGGATAGCAAAAGCACGAAAGCTCAAGAACTGGCTCTCAAGGTGAAGGGAAAAGTAAAAGAGAAGGCTATGACAAGGTCCCAGCAAATCACTCTGGAGATCAAAGACATCGACGAAGTCACTACAGAGAAAGAAGTTCGGGAGATCCTATCCGAACACATCAAAGATGGGTCATCTGGATCGATAGTAAAAAGATCCCTACGACCAGCCTATGAGGGAACGCAGATAGCAGTCGTAAGTGCTCCACTTAATTCGGCTGCAAACCTTATAAGGGAAGGCAGAGTTCGCATAGGATGGGTGAACTGCCGCGTCCggagaaaaatagaaataaggCGCTGCTACAGATGTTGGCAAATAGGTCACACTGCAGCCAAATGTGGAGGGACAGATAGGTCAAAAGTCTGCAGACGCTGTGGTGGCACAGAGCACGAAGCCGCGTCGTGCAACAAGGAGCCATGCTGTTTGCTGTGCCAAGAGGCCGGAATATCTCAGACGAAGCATGCATCATACAGTTATGCATGCCCGTTCACCCAGGAGTACATTAAAAAGGTTAGAGGATGAGACTTCTGCAGCTCAACCTAAATCATTGCGAAGTTACACAGGATCTCCTGGAACAGACCGTTCGTGAATCTTTCATAGATGTTGCTATCATCTCGGAACAGTACAAAGACAGGGACGCCACACAACAATGGTTCACCGATTGCAGCAGTAGGGCAGCAATCTGGGTTAGTGCGAATATCCATGTACAGGAACGGCCACACGACCATAGAGAGCTATATACCTGGGTAAAAGTGAGGGGAATATACATCTTTCGCGTGTATGCTCCTCCAAGTCTTACTGAAGCCCAGTTCGCAATGCTACTTACCAGAGTAGTGGATGAAGCAGCCATTAAAAGGCCCTTAATTATTGCCGGAGACTTCAATGCGTGGTCCATCATCTAGGGGAGTAACTCAACTAACAACAGAGGAAACTTACTTCTTTAAAGTCTGACAAGACTTGAGGTCTGTCTAATGAACACGGGATCTGAACCAACGTTCTTTAGAGGCGAACAAACCTCAATAATTGATCTGACCTTTGTAAGCGACGATCTTTGCACATACCTGCAGAAGTGGAAAGTAAGCGATCAATACACGCACAGTGACCACCGGGCTATATTGTACGAAATAGTTGATAGCAAAAAGACTGCGAGTGGGCCGAAGACGTACAATATGCGTAAATGGAACGCCAAATCACTTGATCGGGAAGCTTTTGAGGTCATGATGAAAGGGGAAGGGCTCAATGCGGGTACACCCAACTCCATGGCCGACTCTCTTATGGTCCTCGTTACAGAGGCGTGTAACGCATCCATGACACGATTCCAACAAACGAAAAAAGGGCATATGGAAACATACTAGTGGACAAGTGAAATAGCTGATCTGCGTAAGAAATGCCATCAAGCACGTAGACTCGCTCAAAGAGCCCAGAACAATCGAGAAAACCTGAGGGAACAATACCGGCTGGCACGAAGAAGGCTCCGTAAAGCAATAAAATCGAGCAAAAAACGCTGTAATTTAGAACTCTGTGAGGAAGTAAACAGGGACTTATGGGGCCGCCCTTACCAAGTGGTCATGGCGCGACTCAAGGGCAAAGTAGCAGCACCGCCAGGTGAAGCTGAATTCTTGAGCCGCATAATCGAAGTTCTCTTTCCCAAGGACGATCAATGTCAGGTTCACTTGAAAGCCCCATCAGCAGATGATATCCCACCTCTAACTGAAGAGGAACTCAGAAGAGCCTGTGCAAAGACCAGGGACGCAGCTGCACCCGGCCCAGATGGCGTCCCTAATCAGGCTATCAAGCTGGCAATAAAAGTTAACCCAAGGGTATTTCTAAGGGTTTTTGAAGCGTGCCTTCAGGAGGGCATCTTTCTCGAACGCTGGAAACTACAACAGCTGGTGCTACTGCCAAAAGGTGACAAACCACTGGAAGATCCGTCGTCCCACAGGCCTATTTGCTTGTTAGATACCCCAGGGAAgattcttgaaaaaatcatagtCGGTCGACTTGAAGATTTCACCGAGGGGCCTTTAGGGTTATCGGAACGTCAATTCGGCTTTCGCAATGCCAAATCCATCACAGATGCGATCATGCTAGTGGTTAACACAGCACGCGAGGCAATTAGTGGCAAAAGATGGAAGCAGGGAGCTAAGAAGTACTGCGCTGTTGTCACCCTGGACGTTAAAAATACCTTTAACTCTGCACTTTGGTCTCAAATCATCAGTGCCTTAGCAGGCCTAAGGGTGCCAAGCTATATTCGGGAAATAGTGGCAAGCTACTTAAGCAATAGGACACTACAATATCGCACGGATGACAGTATTGTGAAACACGGCGTTACTGCAGGCGTTCCACAGGGGTCAGTCATGGGCCCAACACTGTGGAATATCATGTATGACGGGGTATTGAGGATTCCGGTACCTCccaatattaaaattattggATTTGCGGATGACATTGCGATAGTAGTGACCGGTAAAATATCGGAGGAGATTACCGAAGATACAAACGACGCAATCCGCAGCATCAGAAGCTGGATCACGACAGCTGGTCTCCAACTGGCTGACCACAAGACAGAGGCGGTCCTGGTGACAAGccgaaagaaaaaggagacaACAACCTTAAGGGTTGGAAGCAGCGATATTATCTCGGCGCCCTCCATACGATACCTAGGAGTACAAATCGACGCTCGACTAAGGTTCGATGAACACCTTAAAAGAGTCGGTAAGAAAGCATCGCAGGTGGCGAATGCCTTAGCAGGACTGATGCCCAACATAGGCGGACCGCGACAAACTCAGAGACAGCTGCTGGCACACGTAATTGACTCAATTACACTGTATGCCGCCCCGGTGTGGCACGAAGCAGCAACGGTGAAGTCGTACACCAAGGAGGTAACATCAGCACGACGACGGGCCTGTCTACGCGTCACTAGCGGTTACAGAACGACCTCTAGCGATGCTATCGAGGTCCTTGCGGGAATTCTCCCGCTGGATCTTGCAGCAGAAGAAAGGGCAAGACTCTTTGAAAGGCTTCAAGAAGATGAGCGGACAAGGGCACAAATCAAAAAGGAGGAACGACAACGCACCCTGAAAGCATGGCAGCGTAGATGGGGCGCGTCAACAAAGGGAAGATGGACACACCGTCTGGTGCCTTATATAGAAGCATGGACAAACAGACGACATGGCGATCTGGACTTTTATCTTACCCAACTACTGACGGGGCATGGCTGCTTCAGGTATTACCTGCACCGTTTCAAGCTGGACAACGAAGCTACTTGTCCAACCTGCCCGCACTCCCTCGAAGATGCCGAACATATAGTTGAAATGTGCCCACGATTCGCCGTGGAGAGAGAAAATCTCGCAGAGATACTAGGTGAGGCCGTCTCGCCCGAGGCCATCGTCGGGCTGATGCTTAAGTCAGCCAATAACTGGACGGCTGTGGCGTCGTTCGCTGCCACCGTGATAAAAAAACTTGGAAGTGAGGATAGGGCAAGACGCCAGCTTATGGAATCCCGAGACGATGAGACTACCGTCGGTATATCTGTCCCTTAGACCGATGCTGAGGAACGTAGGTAACTAAGTTGAGCCAAGACTCCCCCACCCGATGCAGAGGAACGTAGGTGTCGGGGTTGAGACTATATACAAGACGTGGCAACGCCCGTTTAATGTAAGTGCTCCTCAAACCGATGCAGAGGAAGGTAGGTTGAGCTGAGCCCAGCTCCCCTGCCTGATGCAGAGGAACGTAGGGCGAGGGTTGAGACTGCCAGAGGATGACCGGACGATGCTGTAGGAAGTAGACGACCGGACGATGCAGTAAGAAGTAGACGAGTTTGATCCTGAACCCCTAATCACTACGGTGGACGGGGGTAGTATGGAAACGTCAAACCCCAAAGTAGAAGCCAATCGGCTGGTAAACGGCCTCACCGATGTACGATGTCTGGCGATGGTACCGGTGGGGTCTTGATGTCGCAGGGCTACTAGAACAGAGCTCGCTCGCTCTCTCAagctcacacacacacacgcacgcacacacacacacacacacacacacacacagtgAGGATCTAAAAGAAATGCTTCAAAAAATGAGTGCAGATGTGAGTGTTACAATGACTGGTGTGCAAAAACTTCAGACTACAACAGGTGCCCTCGTTAAGGGCCAAGCAGATATAGTTATGCAAATGAATGTGTGGAAAGAGAAACACGATGCCTTGGAAAAGTCTCTCCAggaagagaaggagaggaCCAGGATCCTGGAAAGGTAGATTGTTATGCTCTTGAGCAAAGAGCGGGAGAAAAACATCATTATTTAGAAGGTAGAGGATACACCTGATATCAACAAAAATCTGCTAAAGAATGTCCTGGACATCTTCAAGGAAGCCAAAATACCCATGGAAGCAACAGAAATTGAATCTGTATCTCGCCCTGGTCCAATCAAGGGCAAGAGATCCATTAAAATAACCTTTGGCTCGCTACATACGAGGTAACGGGTTTTCAGGAATGtctcaaattttaaaacgCAGAGGTTTTTCGTTTCTGACGATCTGTCGAAAGGGGAGCGCACGCAAAGGAAGAAGCTGAAAGACTTGTGCATCGCCCTCAAGGGTGCAGGTTTCACTGCCACAACTAGGAAAGATGGAGTTTCTATAAATGGGAAACTGTGTGATAAGGTGGAGGCCGAAAAAATCTTGGAAAAAACCAAAAAGCCCGTGGCTGAGGGTTACGAAAGTGATGGTTCAACGACATCCCAAATTTCGACGAGCAGTCGTAAAAGAGAACGTGAAAACGCTTCAGTGTCTCCGAAATTAAGACACACAGAAAAAAGATTCAAATCGCGCCCTGTACAATCTACGAAGCCGTTGGAAGCCAACGACCTAAAACAGACAGATAACGATCCGAATAAATCcgatattcaaaatattgatgAAACACAGAACGTTACTCTCACACCATCAGGGGACGAGAGTCGGAGTCAACATTAAACGGCCTACAACAACAGTGCAAAATTATAGCAACCTTCCATCCCACAATCGAACACGCGGGTAATGTTTTGGAACTGCCGAGGAATTGCGAATCTGGACGACGTTGAGGATGATGTAGAAGCAGAAGacgttgtatgtatatacgagaCATGGTGTGAGAAGAATCCAAGAAACTCAATATCTCCAAACTGGCAACATCTAAAGACCATCTACAGTCCGGCAACAAGGAGCGCGGATTTCGGCAGAGCAAAGGGGGGAATAATGGTAATTCATAATGATAATGTTTTTAATTCAGAGGAGCTTCACATCTCTGAACAGGTGATGTTTGTTCTTTTTACCAACGTTAATTGTAAATTCATTCTGGGTGTAATGTATACAAGTTCACCTGTAGAACTAGAAACTGTACTTGAAAGTATGAGGCAGGTCTTTATGGATATTATGAAGAAATACTCCACCGAACTGTTTGTTTTTGGGGGCGATTTTAATGCCAGAGTCCGTGAGGAAAATAGTTTTACTGAGGAGGAAATTATGGGAAAATCAGAGATTTTAGGCAAACGAACCTCGCTAGACCCAGAATACAATAAAAGGGGAAGGGTGCTAATAGAGTTTATGGAGGAGGCAGGATTCTTGGCGATAAACGGACGGGCAAGAAGTAATACACCTGTGCAATATACCTTTACTAGCAGCAAAGGGAACTCTGTAATAGATCTTGTATGGGCCAATGTAAACTGTCTAGAAGTGGTTAGTCACCTGGAAGTTCGCCAAATCCCAAATGCTTCGTATCACTTTCCGGTTACCATTAAACTGGAATTTCAACCTGTACTACCAGACGAGGATCAGCCACGTTTGAAATGGAAAGATAACATAGCTGGCGCGTTCTTTGACAACATGAAATTTTCCCCACTAGTATCCCCGCCTGGTAAGGATATTGATGAACTTGATGGCACGCTAAATCTAGCTATTACTCATGCCGCTGATACAGTGGGTATGAGGACTGGCGGTCAGAAATTCCAGATACGCAAACCATGGATAGACAGCGACtgcaagaaagaaaagagagtCCTAAGGGCAAATGCGGCCTCATGTAAGCGAGAGGGTTTTGTCTTATGTACAATTTCTAGAATTAAGCATGTACCTGTAACTCAATTTATAACATTCGATGTGagaatgaaacaaataaatcaccatatatataatagaatatatggaataaatgaaataaataaaatatataagataaataaaataaacagaatgaatgaaataaatgaaataaataaaatgaataaaatgaatagaataaaaaaaatgaataaaatagatagaataaataaaataaataaaataaatgaaatgaataaaaaaaattaaatgaatagaataaatgaatagacagatagatagagtggaagagagagatagagagggaGTGATGCGGAATACAGAAAAGTAGAAACTCGTTGATGTCTTCGGGTTTTCGTATAAGCACCTCTTTTTCACAGCCACTTTGTCAAACACCTGTGTCTACACGAGGGATTTTTCAGAAtgctggaaaaatttcaaaccgctACTTGACTCTGTATGAAAGGAGACACGCTCACCCTCCACCGAGCAAAAACCAACCAGCCAATCGTTCATGAGGTGTACACCACGTGATGTGCATGCAAAAATGTAATGCGGGAACAGCATAGGCTGTAAAAATTTGCCCAGGAGTTCGCGACACGCTTTTTTGATAACCGATTTTTTCGCCATCACATGCCCCCACGCTGATGAGGGTTGGGGTTTGCAGGCTCAGACTTGTTTTgccatgaatttttttattatttgatgGCTGCGGTGGTCAATCACTGCAGTCCTCCACCCAGTCACCACTGCACGCTGCCCACTACCTGctttttcgttgaccgattttttccCCATCACATGACCCAACGGTGGTTGGGGGTGtgcaaatttttgatttttgcctaGCAACATAAACagccatattgatcaatttcacaACCTCTCCCCACTCACATTCCTGAATCGGTAAGCACACCGGCCGGGCCTGCAACCCGATGAatgcacattttttacacGGATACTGTGAATCGTCTAAgaattacaatataatattcaatgaTACGGAATATCTCCACATTCTCTTCCCTTATGCATACAGGTGTAATATATCAtcaataacgataataataacaatcacaataacaataacaataacaacaacaacaactacGGCAATAATTACATCTCCGTACATGCATAGATAAAGATTTGGCAAAAATACCGAGTCAATCAAACGATACAAGACGAGCACGAGATCAAAATCAAGACGTGGAAATGCAAAGAATGAACGGTAATACGAATAGCACAAACGTTTTGGTAAATCCAAATACCATTAAAAACTTCTCAAAAGAATCCTCAAACAAAAAGATCACACAACATCGAACCTTTTACCAACGGTATGTAACCAAGATAAACGACGCtatacttaaaaaaattcacagctaAACCTGAAAATAATCTATAAATAACTTACGGGTTATTTGGAGAGGAAATGAGTTTTAATTCATAGACACAATCAaatatgatatatgtataacgggTCGATGTATAACCCCttgttttcatttcgaaaCATTTCAAGAAAGAGGCATCGGGGGAGATGTTTAGTAATTTGTGCGGTAAACCGCCCGCAATGCCTCCGGCGCGTGCCATACCGGGTGATCCCAATCCTCGAAGGGGCAGCGTTGCCCCGACCACCCATCGAACAATCATCTGATGCCGAAAAAGTCTATGAAATCGTCACCCTGCCATCGGCAGTCGGCAGCTAGCCCTCGAAAATATGCAATTTCGCTTCAAATTTCCGCCCCACCTTAGCGGCGTTTCTTAAAATCCTTTATACTGACCCACCCTAGGGGCTCTAGAGTCCTCAGCAGATACTGTAAACAAGGATGAACAACCAAGGTTGAATTGAAATGCTACACAAACACTTCGAATAGAAAGGGCGAAGACCATGTGCCGCAGAACACTATCATAAACAATGAACAATAAATCGGAATGAAGAATTCCCAAAACttgaatactttttctttgcacATATTTATTAACGCGCATAATTAAGCGATTCAAAAACTCTTAAACATGTTACGATAAAAACATTTATAATGAGCAAGATGATGAAACTTTGTACTTACAGAAATCTTCTCTAATTCAAGAACCATTTATTTGTTCTTCTCTAACTATGTActtttataactcgtcaactCAGTgacgtttaaaaaatgtatacaatttttcacacagCGACGCGATCTCAATTTCTTTGCCTCGGCTTTACGGACACTTTCTGTACGCGGAGATAGTCCTCCTCACCTATATCATCCATAGCTCTAACCCGACCTAACCCAGCGGAGTAGAAGCTAATCTGACCTAAGACGGTAGGACTTGACCTAACGTAACCGAACTTGACCAAAGACACTACAACCCAACCTAATATAACCTATCCTAATCCAAGACTgcccaacctaacctaaattgataaaatacttTCTGGAATGATTCAttcgatcaagcttgatcgcTAGCTTCGATAGTATAATGATTCTTGAGCAATTCGCGGTTGGCGCGACGGCCTCGAGGTTTCTACAACCTGACCTACGTCAAGGCTACTCCAACTTGACATaacctttttattttttcagcgGCGAAAGGGAAATCTTCAAAAAGCCATCCGGATGTTCAAGTTGGTGTCTGCGGATAGTGCCCGATTTGTACCGGCTAAAACCCCACCGCCGCTCACCACCCAGGACGAGGCGGAACCGCTTTCGCATTACTTCACCTCGTCCCTGTGGCCGGCCTGTTCTTCT is a window of Neodiprion pinetum isolate iyNeoPine1 chromosome 4, iyNeoPine1.2, whole genome shotgun sequence DNA encoding:
- the LOC138190844 gene encoding uncharacterized protein, with amino-acid sequence MTGVQKLQTTTGALVKGQADIVMQMNVWKEKHDALEKSLQEEKERTRILERKPKYPWKQQKLNLYLALVQSRRFFVSDDLSKGERTQRKKLKDLCIALKGAGFTATTRKDGVSINGKLCDKVEAEKILEKTKKPVAEGYESDGSTTSQISTSSRKRERENASVSPKLRHTEKRFKSRPVQSTKPLEANDLKQTDNDPNKSDIQNIDETQNVTLTPSGDESRSQH